The proteins below are encoded in one region of Bacteroides uniformis:
- a CDS encoding FecCD family ABC transporter permease, whose product MRSRSTILFSILITLTVGLFLLDLAVGAVNIPIRDVWAALTGGNCSRATEKIVLNIRLIKAIVALLAGAALSVSGLQMQTLFRNPLAGPYVLGISSGASLGVALVVLAGIGSSIGIAGAAWVGAAVVLLVITAVGQRIKDIMVILILGMMFSSGVGAVVQILQYLSKEESLKAFVIWTMGALGDVTSGQLLILVPSVFAGLLLAVLTIKPLNLLLFGEEYAVTMGLNIRRSRSLLFLSTTLLAGTITAFCGPIGFIGLAMPHVTRMLFQNSDHHVLLPGTILSGASILLLCDIISKIFTLPINAITALLGIPIVVWVVLRNKSITA is encoded by the coding sequence ATGCGTTCCCGTTCGACTATATTATTCTCCATATTGATTACGCTCACGGTCGGTCTTTTTTTACTGGACTTGGCCGTGGGAGCTGTCAACATTCCGATCCGCGATGTATGGGCAGCACTGACCGGGGGAAATTGTTCCCGTGCCACGGAAAAAATCGTACTCAACATACGCCTCATAAAAGCTATAGTGGCACTGTTGGCCGGGGCTGCCTTATCGGTCAGCGGTCTTCAGATGCAGACCCTCTTCCGTAATCCTCTTGCCGGTCCCTATGTCCTTGGCATCAGTTCCGGTGCAAGTCTCGGTGTGGCACTTGTGGTACTTGCCGGGATCGGTTCATCAATAGGCATTGCCGGAGCAGCGTGGGTGGGTGCGGCTGTCGTGTTGCTCGTGATAACTGCCGTCGGACAGCGAATAAAAGACATCATGGTAATCCTGATTCTGGGCATGATGTTCTCATCGGGCGTAGGTGCTGTCGTGCAGATATTGCAGTACCTCAGCAAAGAGGAATCGCTGAAAGCCTTTGTCATTTGGACGATGGGGGCTTTGGGTGACGTCACCTCCGGACAACTTCTGATTCTTGTTCCATCGGTGTTTGCCGGACTGCTGTTGGCTGTACTGACCATCAAACCGCTTAACCTCCTGCTGTTCGGAGAGGAATATGCCGTAACAATGGGACTGAATATTCGGCGTTCACGCAGCCTGTTGTTTCTCTCGACAACGCTGCTCGCCGGAACGATAACCGCTTTTTGCGGTCCGATAGGTTTCATAGGTCTCGCTATGCCTCATGTCACAAGAATGCTTTTCCAAAATAGCGATCATCATGTCCTTCTGCCCGGAACAATTCTTTCGGGAGCATCGATATTGCTTCTTTGCGACATCATTTCTAAAATATTCACCTTGCCGATCAACGCCATTACAGCTCTATTGGGAATCCCAATCGTCGTATGGGTGGTTTTACGCAACAAATCCATCACCGCATGA
- a CDS encoding ABC transporter ATP-binding protein: protein MIELQHFSIGYKENSLLHEVNATIKKGQLTALIGRNGTGKSTLLRAIAGLNRCYSGKIILDGHDIACMKTEDMAKTLAVVTTERTRIANLRCKDVVAIGRAPYTNWIGRMQETDKEIVMQSLISVGMEAYANRTMDKMSDGECQRVMIARALAQDTPIILLDEPTSFLDMPNRYELVALLRRLVHDEKKCIMFSTHELDIALSMCDSIALLDTPNLSCLTASEMQKSGYIDRLFQNENIRFDSLCGTMILKQ from the coding sequence ATGATAGAATTACAGCATTTTTCCATAGGTTACAAAGAAAACTCGTTGCTCCACGAGGTAAATGCCACGATAAAAAAAGGTCAACTGACAGCCCTTATCGGAAGAAACGGGACAGGAAAATCGACGTTGCTCCGCGCCATAGCCGGTCTGAACCGGTGTTATTCCGGAAAAATCATTCTCGACGGGCACGACATCGCCTGCATGAAAACCGAAGATATGGCAAAAACGCTGGCTGTCGTCACGACCGAGCGCACGCGCATCGCCAACCTGCGGTGCAAGGATGTCGTAGCCATAGGCCGTGCTCCTTATACCAACTGGATAGGTAGGATGCAAGAAACAGATAAGGAGATAGTCATGCAATCGCTCATTTCGGTGGGAATGGAGGCTTATGCAAACCGCACGATGGATAAAATGTCGGATGGCGAATGCCAGCGTGTGATGATTGCTCGTGCATTGGCACAGGATACTCCTATCATTCTCCTTGATGAACCGACTTCCTTTCTTGACATGCCTAATCGCTACGAACTTGTGGCGTTGCTTCGTAGGCTTGTCCACGACGAGAAAAAATGTATCATGTTCTCGACACATGAACTTGACATCGCGTTGTCCATGTGCGATTCGATAGCATTGTTAGATACCCCGAATTTAAGTTGCTTGACCGCGTCTGAAATGCAGAAAAGCGGATACATTGACAGACTTTTCCAAAATGAAAACATCCGTTTCGACTCCTTATGCGGTACAATGATTTTGAAACAATGA
- a CDS encoding YncE family protein produces MIRVLFFIRMTMSRTIQRICLFLFCLPVFGSCMKWDYGEMEDFSVSASGLFITNEGNFQYSNATLSYYDPATCEVENEVFYRANGFKLGDVAQSMVIRDGIGWIVVNNSHVIFAIDINTFKEVGRITGFTSPRYIHFLSDEKAYVTQIWDYRIFIINPKTYEITGYIECPDMDMESGSTEQMVQYGKYVYVNCWSYQNRILKIDTETDKVVDELTIGIQPTSLVMDKYNKMWTITDGGYEGSPYGYEAPSLYRIDAETFTVEKQFKFKLGDWPSEVQLNGTRDTLYWINNDIWRMPVEADRVPVRPFLEFRDTKYYGLTVNPNNGEVYVADAIDYQQQGIVYRYSPQGKLIDEFYVGIIPGAFCWK; encoded by the coding sequence ATGATTCGGGTACTCTTTTTTATCCGAATGACAATGAGCAGAACAATACAACGGATTTGCCTTTTTCTTTTCTGCCTGCCAGTTTTCGGCAGTTGCATGAAATGGGATTACGGAGAGATGGAAGATTTCTCTGTATCGGCCTCTGGTCTTTTCATTACCAACGAGGGGAATTTCCAGTACAGCAATGCCACGCTTTCCTACTACGATCCCGCCACGTGCGAAGTGGAGAATGAAGTGTTTTACCGTGCCAACGGGTTCAAGTTGGGCGATGTGGCCCAGTCTATGGTTATCCGGGACGGTATAGGCTGGATCGTGGTGAACAACTCGCATGTGATTTTCGCCATCGACATCAATACTTTCAAGGAAGTGGGCCGTATCACAGGTTTCACCTCACCCCGGTATATCCATTTTCTGTCGGATGAGAAAGCCTATGTGACGCAGATATGGGACTACCGTATCTTCATCATCAACCCCAAGACATACGAGATTACCGGCTATATCGAATGTCCAGACATGGACATGGAATCGGGTTCCACCGAACAAATGGTACAATACGGCAAGTACGTCTATGTGAACTGCTGGTCGTACCAGAACCGCATCCTGAAAATCGACACGGAGACGGACAAGGTCGTGGACGAACTGACCATCGGCATACAACCTACTTCGCTGGTCATGGACAAATACAACAAGATGTGGACCATCACGGATGGCGGTTACGAGGGCAGCCCATACGGTTACGAGGCACCGTCTCTCTATCGTATAGACGCCGAGACTTTCACCGTAGAGAAACAGTTCAAGTTTAAGCTGGGCGACTGGCCTTCGGAAGTCCAGCTCAACGGTACACGGGATACACTTTACTGGATCAACAACGATATTTGGCGAATGCCGGTGGAAGCCGACCGTGTTCCCGTCCGGCCTTTTCTGGAGTTTCGGGACACCAAATACTACGGCCTTACGGTCAATCCCAACAACGGGGAGGTATATGTGGCCGACGCTATTGATTACCAGCAACAAGGTATCGTGTATCGCTATTCGCCGCAAGGCAAGCTGATCGATGAATTTTACGTGGGAATCATTCCGGGAGCTTTCTGCTGGAAATAA
- a CDS encoding DUF2284 domain-containing protein gives MSIYTVENFTSDITVEGYIAEFRDEPHFLELCKQCTNYGKSWGCPPFDFDTESFLRQYKYAHLMATKIIPEDKDIPIEYTQKLILPERIRIESELLDMERKYGGRSFAYIGKCLHCSDNECTRNCGTPCRHPEKVRPSLEAFGFDIAKTLSELFNIELLWGKDGKLPEYLVLVSGFFHNEYELCNIAY, from the coding sequence ATGAGTATATACACTGTAGAAAATTTTACTTCAGACATCACTGTTGAAGGATACATCGCCGAATTCCGTGACGAACCACATTTTCTTGAACTTTGCAAACAATGTACCAATTACGGTAAAAGTTGGGGGTGTCCTCCATTTGATTTTGATACGGAATCGTTTCTCCGACAATACAAGTATGCACATCTTATGGCAACGAAGATAATCCCTGAAGACAAAGATATTCCGATTGAATATACACAAAAACTCATTTTACCGGAACGGATACGAATCGAGAGCGAATTATTGGATATGGAACGGAAATATGGAGGGCGTTCATTTGCCTATATAGGTAAATGTCTTCACTGCTCAGATAACGAGTGTACGCGTAACTGCGGCACACCATGCCGACACCCGGAAAAAGTGCGTCCGTCACTCGAAGCCTTCGGATTTGACATAGCCAAAACGCTTTCTGAACTTTTTAACATCGAACTTCTTTGGGGAAAGGATGGCAAATTACCTGAATATCTTGTTCTCGTAAGCGGATTTTTTCATAATGAATACGAACTTTGCAACATAGCATACTAA
- a CDS encoding receptor L domain-containing protein, with protein sequence MKIYFLPMLLSLFFLGACDKNDEIIPEDADENFITSVVMTVDGKSYTADITDNTVTITVPYTVSLNNAEVEFKYTTSATIIPDPETVTDWDNERTFRVTSYNGDAREYTYKVVKSEIESDGDVELKTTEEVASFAATKTTVVKGNLIIGSDAEEAEKITDISALASLKEVTGNIVIRNSYNGADLTGLDNIVSAGGLQVGSTDVASKATELHMISMKALETLSGDISVYNDQVTYVLFEKLATIEGSVMFNASSLQSFEFPVLTTVGQDLNLQGLNEENTAAGSIASLEIPELTSVGGVLSVNNLAKLTSMSFLKLKETGGLDFHTVPVMLETINLPEIETVNGSIIMEANMEAPPTGSFVPQRNDVLQAFGGMDKLTTIKGQIKIKNFTALKQLPDWSKITTLGSITLDYLEDVSGTLLLPNARFETFGETAPQIEIINKVQLSKIETAEDLSNVNFVITSLTNNKFPEITFKNIKDFTCKPTTNNTDYTISTIQHVYGNLNVTGQMRSNAKFPDLEIIDGYGYIQIPMFASITMPVLKEVGGQFYLSGNFTSCNLPLLSKVCCSASPVYYKEGEGSLAISLQSKSLDIPELLHVGGEGLFVNKATGITCDKLQTIDGTLQIKSATSLSQETLSMEKLETLHGVVFDGLTKFTDYTFFGKFIENGMITGESWSVTKCGYNPTFQNMKDKQYTQQD encoded by the coding sequence ATGAAAATTTATTTTCTTCCCATGCTCCTATCCTTGTTCTTTTTGGGAGCGTGTGACAAAAACGATGAAATTATACCTGAAGATGCAGATGAAAATTTCATCACATCGGTCGTGATGACCGTGGACGGGAAATCGTACACGGCCGACATTACGGACAATACAGTAACAATAACCGTTCCCTATACGGTATCGCTGAACAACGCCGAAGTGGAATTCAAGTACACAACTTCTGCAACAATCATACCTGATCCTGAAACGGTAACGGACTGGGATAACGAACGAACCTTCCGGGTGACATCCTATAACGGAGATGCCCGCGAATATACCTATAAGGTCGTGAAAAGCGAGATAGAATCTGACGGAGATGTGGAGTTGAAGACCACCGAGGAGGTAGCTTCTTTTGCCGCAACCAAAACAACCGTTGTCAAAGGGAACCTGATTATCGGCTCTGATGCGGAAGAGGCAGAAAAAATCACTGACATATCTGCATTGGCATCTTTGAAAGAGGTTACTGGCAACATTGTCATTCGTAACAGTTACAACGGTGCAGACTTGACAGGGTTGGATAATATCGTTTCTGCCGGAGGTTTACAGGTAGGTTCGACCGATGTCGCCTCGAAAGCTACGGAACTTCACATGATTTCCATGAAAGCATTGGAAACGCTCTCCGGAGACATATCGGTATATAACGACCAAGTGACGTATGTCCTATTCGAGAAACTGGCAACTATTGAAGGAAGCGTGATGTTCAATGCGTCGTCGTTACAGAGTTTTGAGTTTCCGGTTCTGACTACTGTAGGTCAGGATCTGAATCTTCAAGGACTCAATGAAGAGAACACAGCAGCCGGTTCGATTGCGTCTTTGGAAATACCGGAACTGACAAGTGTCGGAGGGGTCTTGTCCGTAAACAATCTTGCCAAGCTGACTTCCATGAGCTTCCTTAAGCTGAAAGAGACCGGTGGCCTTGATTTCCATACCGTCCCCGTGATGTTGGAAACCATCAACCTTCCGGAAATCGAAACAGTAAACGGAAGTATTATTATGGAAGCCAATATGGAAGCTCCTCCTACCGGTAGTTTTGTTCCCCAACGAAATGACGTGCTTCAGGCTTTCGGTGGAATGGACAAACTGACAACGATAAAGGGACAGATAAAGATAAAGAATTTCACGGCACTCAAACAACTTCCCGACTGGAGCAAGATCACCACACTTGGAAGCATCACGCTGGATTATCTTGAAGATGTGAGCGGAACACTGCTGTTGCCGAACGCCCGATTTGAAACCTTCGGAGAAACAGCGCCCCAGATTGAAATTATAAACAAGGTGCAGCTCTCCAAAATTGAAACAGCCGAAGATTTGTCAAATGTAAATTTTGTCATCACCAGTCTCACGAATAATAAGTTCCCTGAAATCACGTTCAAGAATATCAAAGACTTCACTTGTAAGCCAACCACCAACAATACCGATTATACCATATCGACAATTCAACATGTATATGGAAATCTAAATGTGACAGGCCAAATGCGAAGCAATGCCAAATTTCCCGACTTGGAAATCATAGATGGATATGGATATATCCAAATACCCATGTTTGCTTCAATCACAATGCCAGTCTTGAAAGAAGTGGGAGGACAGTTCTATTTATCTGGAAATTTTACCAGTTGTAACTTGCCCTTACTATCCAAAGTTTGTTGTTCAGCTTCTCCTGTATATTATAAAGAGGGAGAGGGTTCGTTAGCAATATCTTTACAAAGTAAATCGCTGGATATTCCGGAATTGCTTCACGTAGGAGGTGAAGGGTTGTTCGTTAATAAAGCAACAGGCATTACTTGTGATAAATTACAGACTATAGATGGTACGCTACAGATAAAAAGTGCGACTTCTCTTTCTCAGGAAACACTTTCCATGGAGAAGTTGGAGACCTTGCATGGGGTTGTTTTTGACGGTTTGACGAAATTTACCGACTACACTTTCTTCGGCAAGTTTATAGAAAACGGAATGATTACGGGGGAAAGTTGGAGCGTGACGAAATGTGGGTATAACCCAACCTTCCAAAATATGAAGGACAAACAATATACGCAGCAGGATTAA
- a CDS encoding TonB-dependent receptor plug domain-containing protein, producing the protein MKRHLILLFVGVSLPFLLAAQQKNSVSITKRVLRIPEVTVVGKRPMKDIGVQRTRFDSIAMKENIALSMADVLTFNSSVFVKNYGRATLSTVAFRGTSPSHTQVTWNGMRINNPMLGMTDFSTIPSYFIDDASLLHGTSSVNETGGGLGGLVRLSTSPANHEGFGLQYVQGVGSFSTFDEFLRLTYGDKHWQSSTRVVYSSSPNDYKYRNRDKKENIYDEDKNIIGSYYPTERNRSGAYKDLHVLQEIYYNTGEGDKFGLNAWYINSNRELAMLSTDYGNDMDFENRQREQTFRGVLSWDRVREKWKVGVKGGYIHTWMAYDYKRDKGNGEMASMTRSRSKINTFYGSADGDYAPSEKWLFTAGVSVHQHLVESADKNIISQEGNKAVVGYDKGRVEFSGSVSAKWRPVDRFAASLVLREDMFGTEWAPVIPAFFIDGVLSKKGNIVAKASISRNYRFPTLNDLYFLPGGNPDLKSEHGFTYDVGLSFSVGKENVYALSGGINWFDSHIDDWIIWLPTTKGFFSPRNLKKVHAYGAETNAHLDIMLGKDWKLDMNGTFSWTPSINESEPMSPADQSVGKQLPYVPEFSATVTGRLSWRTWSLLYKWCYYSQRYTMSSNDYTLTGYLPPYFMNNVTLEKQLSFRWADLSLKGSINNLFDEEYLSVLSRPMPGINFEIFIGITPKFGKNKNSKR; encoded by the coding sequence ATGAAAAGACATCTTATTCTATTGTTCGTGGGGGTAAGCCTGCCCTTTCTGCTTGCCGCCCAGCAGAAAAATTCCGTCAGCATTACCAAAAGGGTACTACGTATTCCGGAGGTTACGGTGGTGGGCAAACGACCTATGAAGGATATAGGCGTGCAACGAACCCGTTTCGATTCCATCGCCATGAAAGAGAACATCGCCTTGTCTATGGCCGATGTGCTGACATTCAACTCATCCGTTTTTGTCAAGAACTACGGACGCGCCACGTTATCCACCGTGGCTTTCCGGGGTACCTCTCCCTCGCATACCCAAGTGACGTGGAATGGTATGCGCATTAACAACCCGATGCTGGGCATGACGGATTTTTCCACCATCCCTTCTTACTTTATCGATGATGCCTCGCTGCTGCACGGAACGTCATCGGTAAACGAAACGGGCGGCGGCTTGGGTGGTCTGGTCAGGCTCTCCACTTCTCCGGCCAACCATGAAGGGTTCGGGTTGCAGTACGTGCAGGGAGTGGGGTCGTTCAGCACGTTCGACGAGTTTCTCCGCCTGACCTACGGTGACAAACACTGGCAGTCCTCCACCCGTGTGGTGTATTCCTCTTCCCCCAACGACTACAAATACCGAAACCGGGACAAGAAGGAAAACATCTATGACGAGGACAAGAACATCATCGGTTCCTATTACCCGACGGAACGCAACCGCAGCGGGGCTTATAAGGATCTGCACGTCTTGCAGGAAATTTATTATAACACGGGCGAAGGCGACAAGTTCGGGCTAAACGCCTGGTATATCAATTCCAACCGGGAACTGGCGATGCTCAGCACGGATTACGGGAACGACATGGACTTCGAGAACCGCCAAAGGGAGCAGACGTTTCGCGGCGTCCTCTCGTGGGATCGCGTGCGGGAGAAATGGAAGGTCGGTGTAAAAGGCGGCTATATACACACATGGATGGCCTATGATTACAAGCGGGACAAGGGAAACGGCGAAATGGCTTCGATGACCCGCTCACGCAGTAAGATTAACACGTTCTACGGAAGTGCGGACGGGGATTATGCTCCTTCAGAGAAATGGCTGTTCACGGCCGGTGTTTCCGTACACCAGCATTTGGTGGAAAGCGCGGACAAAAATATCATCTCGCAGGAAGGTAACAAGGCTGTTGTCGGGTATGACAAGGGACGTGTCGAGTTTTCCGGTTCCGTTTCTGCGAAATGGCGGCCTGTCGATCGTTTTGCCGCCTCGCTTGTCCTTCGCGAGGATATGTTCGGTACGGAATGGGCCCCGGTTATCCCGGCTTTCTTCATCGACGGGGTACTGTCGAAAAAAGGCAATATCGTGGCGAAAGCATCCATCTCCCGGAACTACCGTTTTCCCACGCTGAACGACCTCTATTTTCTGCCGGGCGGTAATCCCGACCTGAAAAGCGAGCACGGCTTCACATACGACGTGGGGTTGTCGTTCTCGGTGGGGAAAGAAAATGTATATGCTTTGAGCGGTGGTATCAACTGGTTCGATTCGCACATCGACGACTGGATCATCTGGCTACCCACAACCAAGGGATTCTTCTCCCCCAGAAACCTCAAAAAGGTACATGCTTACGGGGCAGAGACCAACGCCCACCTTGATATAATGCTCGGAAAGGACTGGAAACTGGATATGAACGGAACTTTCTCGTGGACTCCCTCGATCAACGAGAGCGAACCGATGAGTCCGGCAGACCAATCCGTCGGCAAACAGTTGCCATACGTGCCGGAGTTTTCCGCAACGGTGACCGGACGTCTGTCATGGCGGACATGGAGCCTGCTTTACAAATGGTGTTATTACAGCCAGCGTTATACCATGTCGAGTAATGACTATACCCTGACGGGCTATCTGCCCCCTTACTTCATGAATAACGTGACACTGGAAAAACAGCTCTCTTTCCGATGGGCCGATCTGTCGCTAAAGGGCAGCATCAACAACCTGTTCGATGAAGAATACCTTTCCGTATTGTCCCGTCCCATGCCGGGCATCAATTTCGAGATATTCATCGGCATAACACCCAAGTTCGGAAAAAACAAAAATAGTAAACGATAA
- a CDS encoding ABC transporter substrate-binding protein: MNALKNLSLILLLSLAFTGCHNKSSKINDFNLLLYAPEYASGFDIKGAGGKESVLITVRNPWQGADSVTTWLFIVRNGEEVPEGFAGQVLKGDAKRIVAMSSTHIAMLDAIGEVRCITGVSGIDYISNPDIQARRDSIGDVGYEGNINYELLLSLDPDLVLLYGVNGASAMESKLEELDIPFMYVGDYLEESPLGKAEWMVVLSEVTGKREKGEKAFAAIPVRYNALKKKVADSTLGTPSVMLNVPYGDSWFMPSTQSYVARLITDAGGRYIYQKNTGNASIPIDLEEAYLLASDADMWLNVGMANSLDDLKASCPKFTDTRCFKNGEVYNNNARTNTAGGNDYYESAVVNPDIVLRDLVKIFHPELVQEECVYYKQLK; this comes from the coding sequence ATGAACGCATTAAAGAATTTAAGCCTGATTTTGTTGCTTTCTCTGGCATTTACAGGCTGCCACAACAAAAGCTCAAAAATCAATGATTTCAACCTGCTGCTTTATGCTCCCGAATATGCCTCCGGCTTCGACATCAAAGGGGCGGGCGGGAAGGAAAGCGTACTGATAACCGTCAGGAATCCCTGGCAGGGAGCGGACAGTGTAACCACATGGCTGTTTATCGTCCGCAACGGTGAAGAGGTTCCCGAAGGGTTTGCAGGACAGGTACTCAAAGGAGACGCCAAACGTATCGTGGCGATGTCTTCCACTCATATCGCCATGCTTGACGCAATCGGTGAAGTCCGGTGTATAACCGGCGTTTCGGGAATCGACTACATTTCCAACCCAGACATCCAAGCCCGCCGCGACAGTATTGGTGATGTCGGCTATGAAGGGAACATCAACTACGAGTTGCTGCTCTCGCTCGATCCCGACCTCGTTCTGCTCTATGGGGTGAACGGCGCAAGCGCAATGGAAAGCAAACTCGAAGAACTCGACATACCGTTCATGTATGTCGGCGATTATCTTGAAGAGTCGCCTCTCGGCAAGGCCGAATGGATGGTAGTGCTTTCAGAAGTCACAGGAAAACGTGAGAAGGGTGAAAAAGCCTTTGCCGCAATCCCGGTCAGATACAACGCCTTGAAAAAGAAAGTGGCCGACAGTACCCTCGGCACTCCTTCGGTTATGCTTAATGTTCCCTATGGCGACTCGTGGTTCATGCCTTCAACCCAAAGTTATGTAGCCCGCTTGATTACTGATGCGGGAGGCCGCTATATCTACCAGAAGAACACGGGAAACGCTTCTATCCCCATTGACTTAGAAGAAGCATATCTGCTCGCGTCGGATGCGGACATGTGGTTGAACGTGGGAATGGCGAACTCCCTTGACGACTTGAAGGCATCATGTCCGAAATTCACCGATACCCGATGTTTCAAAAATGGAGAGGTGTATAACAACAACGCCCGTACCAACACAGCCGGGGGTAACGACTATTACGAGTCTGCCGTCGTGAATCCTGACATCGTGCTCCGCGACCTCGTGAAGATATTCCATCCTGAACTGGTGCAGGAAGAGTGTGTGTATTACAAGCAACTGAAATAG